The DNA window ACGCCAGTCATTACGACATACCCATCAGTTTTGTATCGCTGCCGGGCTCTATTCGCATGTTGTCCAAGCAGGAACTGTCTCGTATTCCGTTGCTCGGGCAGGCCATGGCGGCGGCAGAATTTCCTTGGATCAATCGCTCTAATCGCGCGGAGGCGGTTCAGGATCTGGAAAAAGCCAAGGCAATGATGGAGAGCGGAATTGTGCTCTGGGCAGCGCCCGAGGGTACCCGCTCACCGGATGGTCAATTGTTGCCTTTCAAGAAAGGGTGTTTCCATTTGGCGTTCGACACCGAGGCGGTCATTGTGCCGGTTGCCATTCGGGGGGTACATAAGGTGCTGCCGGCCCGCAGTCTTCAGATCAATCTGGGGCAGCCCGTAGATGTTCGTGTAGGAGCCACACTCGATACGGCAGGCAAGAACAAGGATGAACTGCCAGAAGTAATGGAAGAGGTGCGGGCGCGTATGGTGGAATTGCTGGGCGATGGTGAGCCGGAGTAACTCCTCGCTCACCCAGATTGCTGATCAGGCCGCTGCAACCACCGTGGACAGCAAGTAGCCGGTATAAGCTACATAGGCGCTTACCAACAGGGCGCCATCTATTCTCGAGATCAGTTTGCGCCACCCGGTAATGCCGAATCCCATCACCAATAGTGCGATGGTCAGGCCGAGCATAAGAGTCCAGTCTCGATACAGCACTTCCGGGTCAACCGATAAGGGCTGAATAGCGGCTGCCAGCCCCACGACAGCCAGTGTGTTAAAAATACCAGATCCCAGAATGTTGCCGAGGATTAGATCGTGCTCATTCTTTTTTACCGCCGCTATGGCGGAAGCCAGCTCGGGGAGGGATGTACCAATGGCGACAATGGTCAGCCCGATCACGAGATCACTGATGCCCCACGCTTGAGCTATGCTGACCGCGCCCCAGACCAGCATGCGAGAACTGACGACGAGGAGGATCAGCCCCACCACCAGCCAGATAATCGCGTTTTTCATCGGCATCGGATGGGTTACCAGCTCTGAGTCAACGCCTTCTGCAAGCGGGTCCTCTTTGCCTTGGTAGCCCTGATAGATGGACCAGCCCATAACGGCCGCGAATACGCCCAGAAGCACCCAGCCGTCGAGCCGCGAGAGTTCACCGTCCAATAACTGCGCACCCGCGATCATCGTGAGCACCACCAGCAGGGGAAGTTCCTTCCGGATAACCTGAGAGTGCACGGCAATAGGTGCAATAAGGGCGGTGAGGCCGACAATCAGGGCAATATTGGTGATGTTGGAGCCGTAACCATTACCGAGTGCCAACCCCGGATTGCCGTCAGAAGCGGCCATAGCCGAAACCGCAAGCTCGGGAGCCGAGGTACCAAAACCGATGATCACCATGCCAATCAGCAAGGTGGGCATGCCTAAATGTTTGGCGGTGGCTGCGGCGCCTTCTACAAATTTATCGGCACTCCAAACCAACAGAACCAGCCCCAGAATAATGGCGCCAATAGCCATCAACATAGATAAACCTCGATTCAAAAAGTCAGGACACTTTTCGCGCGTGGCGCGATAAGTATGGATGGCGGACAAGATACAGCAAGTCTGTATTTCAGGTCAGCCCCGGGGCGCAGGATTTTCCTATATAAGCAATGATCCGCATTAACAGGGAAGCGGTATCAGACTAAAGTGGCGCTGATATTGTTAACAAAAGGCGAGAGAATCGCGCCTCGTGACAATCTTCAGCCCAGCTGGCATGTTCCAAGCCAATTTGCATGCAGTTGGCAATCGCAATTTATTATTCCGGCAAAAAGCGGGATAATGCGCGCAATTTCGACAGGAAGCACAAGGCTGCGCCCTTTACCTCGCGCAGTGACAGCTTTCGACAAACCGCTTTGCTGATCGTGGAGCGGTACCAAGCTCAACACTAGCTAAGGTGGGAATCAATGGCCGTTAGACAGGCAGATGTAGTGCTGGTCGGAGGAGGCGTCATGAGCGCAACCCTCGGCGTGATGCTCAAGCAGCTTGATCCGTCTCTGGATATTGTCATGCTGGAGCGTCTGGATCACGTTGCTCACGAGAGCACTGATGGATGGAACAACGCAGGTACTGGCCACGCGGGTTACTGCGAACTGAACTACACACCTGAAACGGACGATGGCGACGTAGAAATCGCGCGAGCGTTGCAAATCAACGCCCAGTTTGAAGTGTCGCTACAGCTTTGGTCTCACCTTGTAGAACAGGGCATTCTGCCTGAGCCTACCTCTTTTATTAACCGCACTCCGCATCAGAGCTTTGTTTGGGGTGAAGAGAACGTGGCGTTCCTAAAACGCCGTTTTGAGCGTTTGAAAGAGCATCATCTGTTCCGTGAAATCGAGTACACTGAGAGCCCGAAAGATCTGGAAGCGTGGATGCCGTTGGTGGTTGGCAACCGCAATCCGATGGAAAAAGTGGCGGCTACCCGCATTAAACATGGCTCAGATGTGGATTTTGGTTCTCTCACCCGGAGCATGGTCAAGTGGCTGGAAACTCAGCCGAACTTCGAGTTGATGACGAATTCACCGGTTTACTACATAGATCAGCGGGACAATGGCCGCTGGAAACTGCGGGTGAAGAACCAAAAAACCGGCGAAACCACCAAGCTGGAAGCGGGCTTTGTCTTCCTCGGTGCGGGTGGCGGGGCCTTGCCGCTGTTGCAGAAATCGGGCATTGATGAAGCGCGCGGATACGGCGGTTTCCCGGTGAGCGGTCAGTGGCTGGTGTGTCAGAAGCCTGAAATTGTTAATCAACACCATTCCAAGGTGTATGGCAAAGCACCGATTGGTGCGCCCCCTATGTCGGTTCCGCATTTAGACACCCGCATTATCAACGGTGAACCTGCGTTGCTATTCGGACCGTTTGCTGGCTTCACCACGCGCTTCCTTAAACAGGGCTCCGTGTTTGATTTGTTCGGCTCTGTCCGAGCCACGAATTTGCGCCCCATGCTTTCGGTGAGCAAGAGCAATATGGACCTGACCCGTTATTTGATTGGTGAAGTGTTCCAATCTCATGGTGACCGTGTAGAGGCGTTGCGTAACTTCTTCCCGGACGCTAAAGAAGAAGATTGGAACTTGCAGATGGCTGGTCAGCGCGTACAGATCATCAAGCAAACCAAAGAAGGCGGCGGCAAGCTCGAGTTTGGTACTGAAATCGTAGCTGCGAAGGATGGTACGCTGGCGGCCCTTCTTGGCGCGTCACCGGGAGCATCCACGGCCGCTAACGCGATGCTGAATGTCCTCGAGCGCTGCTTTCCTGAAAAAATGCAGACGGATGAGTGGCAAGAGCGCATGAAGACGCTGGTGCCGTCTTACGGTCAATCCTTGGTAGAAAACGAAGAGCTTCTGAACACTGTTCGTGAGCGGACGCTGAAAACGCTTCAGTTGCGCTGAGACGTTCTATAAAGCCCGGTGCCGGGAGGCATCGGGCTAGTCAATCACTCGCTGTGTTCTTTGATCAGAGTTGGCTGAAAGCCGCGTCGAAATCTTTGGCGGCTGCATCGGTAAACTCGAAGTTGTCCCGAATATACCCCAGCGTTGCCTTTTCTGTGTCGGTCACGCCCTGTCCGTCCTGAGCCGACTTAAACAGATCAGCCACCTCGTCTTTTGATAGTTTGCCTTCCCCCTTTCCCGTTGTGTGCTTGCGCGCGAGTTCCAGCAATTCTTTTTCGTATTTCTGACCATCAATCGTTTCGTAAGCCATAGCTCAGCTAACTCCATTCAACATTAACAATGAGTCGCTCGGAGCCTCGAGACTCCGCCGCCGGCAGGCAAACGAACGCAAGCGCTCTACGGCAAGCCTGACTTATTTATCCAAGCACAAGCTTCCGGGTTGCGCAAATAATGAAGTTGGTCACGTAGATCACCGCCGACAGTGAGGTTCGAAACCTCACTGTCGGCGCTTACGGCCAGTGCTTAGCTATGCTTCAACACAGTATTCAATCAATGATCTTCTGTTCACGTGCCATCGCATAAGCGGCTTTAGGTCCAAGCCACAGTGACGGCAGCAGAATGAATGACACCGGAATCGCTGTGATCACGATGAATTGCTGCAAAACGCCGATTTGACCGGAGCCCATGTACAGCAAAATGCCGGCCATGACGGCCATGGCTACACCCCAGAACGCGCGAACAAACGTTTTTGGCTGATCGTGGCCAGAGCTTACAACAGCGATGGAGTAGCTCATAGAGTCACCCGTAGTGGCAACGAAAACGGTTGTCAGGACCAAGATGGCAAAAGCCATAAAGCCACCACCCGGTAGCGCTTGTGCAACGGTCAGTGTTGCCACGTCAAACCGGAAGTTGTTGAGCGCTTCGGCGAGATCGATGACGCCGGTTAATTGATAGTAGATGCCTGATCCGCCCAGCAGAGTGAACCACAATGTAGTCGCAATAGGGGCCATAACCGCTACCGCGAGGATCATTTCACGAATACTGCGGCCGCGCGAAATGCGGGCAACGAAAATGGCCATCAGCGGTGCATAGCCGATAAACCAAGCGAAGAAGAACACCGTCCACCACTTCATCCACCAGCCCGGGGCGGTGTTTGCGGTCATCGTGGCCATTTCAATGAAGGAGGAAACGTATTCGCCCATGCTCTGGAAGTAGGTGTTGGTCAGATAAAGGGTAGGACCGAATACGAAAATAATGGCAGCGATGGCCAAAGCCAGAAAGACGTTCATCCGGCTTAGGAACTGGATGCCGCGATGGACACCGGTGATTGCGGAGGTCACGTAGATAACTGCAAGAACAGTCAGGATCGCCATTTTTGTTCCGAGGCCGTCGGGCAGTCCAAACAGTTCGCTCAGGCCAAAACTCATTTGGGTGGCAAGAAATCCGATAGGCCCCACGGTACCGGCCACGATGGCGATGACACAGCAAGCATCGATGATACTGCCTACCCAGCCACTCATGATGCGCTCACCGAACACGGGGTAGAGCAGAGTACGAGGTTGCAGCGGTTTGTCTTGCACGTAGTGAGCGTGGGCAAGAATTATGGCGGCCAGTGTGCCGAGCACCGCCCAAGCCAAAAAGCCCCAGTGCATAAATGATTGCGCCATTGCACCAGCCACAGCTTCGGCTGTTCCGGGTTCGGTTGTGAATGCCGGAGGCGTCACTACGAAGTGGTATACAGGCTCTCCAGCCGCAAAGAACACACCGCCCCCGGCCAGTAATGTGCACATGATGATGGATAGCCAGCGGAAGGTGCTCATTTCCGGACGGTCCAGATT is part of the Marinobacter sp. JH2 genome and encodes:
- a CDS encoding lysophospholipid acyltransferase family protein encodes the protein MNRLNLSPLTESATLLRRIAVVLGSVGLTAVYSLLILLRALFGQLNRAIVDKYCREWSATLLKLVRASLTVRGEVPDFNDGRRYIIMCTHASHYDIPISFVSLPGSIRMLSKQELSRIPLLGQAMAAAEFPWINRSNRAEAVQDLEKAKAMMESGIVLWAAPEGTRSPDGQLLPFKKGCFHLAFDTEAVIVPVAIRGVHKVLPARSLQINLGQPVDVRVGATLDTAGKNKDELPEVMEEVRARMVELLGDGEPE
- a CDS encoding calcium/sodium antiporter, which gives rise to MLMAIGAIILGLVLLVWSADKFVEGAAATAKHLGMPTLLIGMVIIGFGTSAPELAVSAMAASDGNPGLALGNGYGSNITNIALIVGLTALIAPIAVHSQVIRKELPLLVVLTMIAGAQLLDGELSRLDGWVLLGVFAAVMGWSIYQGYQGKEDPLAEGVDSELVTHPMPMKNAIIWLVVGLILLVVSSRMLVWGAVSIAQAWGISDLVIGLTIVAIGTSLPELASAIAAVKKNEHDLILGNILGSGIFNTLAVVGLAAAIQPLSVDPEVLYRDWTLMLGLTIALLVMGFGITGWRKLISRIDGALLVSAYVAYTGYLLSTVVAAA
- the mqo gene encoding malate dehydrogenase (quinone) yields the protein MAVRQADVVLVGGGVMSATLGVMLKQLDPSLDIVMLERLDHVAHESTDGWNNAGTGHAGYCELNYTPETDDGDVEIARALQINAQFEVSLQLWSHLVEQGILPEPTSFINRTPHQSFVWGEENVAFLKRRFERLKEHHLFREIEYTESPKDLEAWMPLVVGNRNPMEKVAATRIKHGSDVDFGSLTRSMVKWLETQPNFELMTNSPVYYIDQRDNGRWKLRVKNQKTGETTKLEAGFVFLGAGGGALPLLQKSGIDEARGYGGFPVSGQWLVCQKPEIVNQHHSKVYGKAPIGAPPMSVPHLDTRIINGEPALLFGPFAGFTTRFLKQGSVFDLFGSVRATNLRPMLSVSKSNMDLTRYLIGEVFQSHGDRVEALRNFFPDAKEEDWNLQMAGQRVQIIKQTKEGGGKLEFGTEIVAAKDGTLAALLGASPGASTAANAMLNVLERCFPEKMQTDEWQERMKTLVPSYGQSLVENEELLNTVRERTLKTLQLR
- a CDS encoding BCCT family transporter, yielding MAQGNQKSGRDYSIAQLGDPVVLMLSVGFIALFVGFSLFDIKGVADAIGSGFTWTAKVFGTYFQMLLLATFFIAIGLACTPAAKAKIGNLDRPEMSTFRWLSIIMCTLLAGGGVFFAAGEPVYHFVVTPPAFTTEPGTAEAVAGAMAQSFMHWGFLAWAVLGTLAAIILAHAHYVQDKPLQPRTLLYPVFGERIMSGWVGSIIDACCVIAIVAGTVGPIGFLATQMSFGLSELFGLPDGLGTKMAILTVLAVIYVTSAITGVHRGIQFLSRMNVFLALAIAAIIFVFGPTLYLTNTYFQSMGEYVSSFIEMATMTANTAPGWWMKWWTVFFFAWFIGYAPLMAIFVARISRGRSIREMILAVAVMAPIATTLWFTLLGGSGIYYQLTGVIDLAEALNNFRFDVATLTVAQALPGGGFMAFAILVLTTVFVATTGDSMSYSIAVVSSGHDQPKTFVRAFWGVAMAVMAGILLYMGSGQIGVLQQFIVITAIPVSFILLPSLWLGPKAAYAMAREQKIID